A DNA window from Fodinibius sp. Rm-B-1B1-1 contains the following coding sequences:
- a CDS encoding SHOCT domain-containing protein, with translation MFYDHHFIGMHWIWWLIVVGIILLVVFNIIPYRPKTELEEDAMDILKRRFARGEIEREEFEERKKILKQSN, from the coding sequence ATGTTTTACGATCATCACTTTATAGGCATGCATTGGATATGGTGGCTCATTGTGGTTGGTATTATCCTATTGGTTGTTTTCAATATCATTCCCTATCGCCCCAAAACAGAACTGGAAGAAGATGCCATGGATATATTAAAGAGAAGGTTCGCCCGTGGTGAAATTGAGCGGGAAGAATTTGAGGAACGGAAAAAAATCTTAAAACAAAGCAATTAA
- a CDS encoding type II glyceraldehyde-3-phosphate dehydrogenase: MKKVKVAVNGYGVIGKRVAEAVDLQDDMELIGIGDVAADWRIQSAESKGYSIYANTEEGRKLMTSNNIKIAGDLDDLLDSTDVVVDCAPKKFGAKNADRYKAAGVKYIVQGGEKHETTGHSFSAENNYSSALNRESTRVVSCNTTSIIRTLSALKRAGLLNKARGTLLRRATDPWESHKNGIMNTLVPEPEIPSHQGPDAQSVDPELNVVTAAVKVPQTLSHLHYWTVQLTREASKEEVLEALGTSSRTAFIRMDDELSANNAVKELMLDLGRPHGDMYEVAIWEDMLKVQGNELYYAYLVDNQAIIIPETIDAIRALTGIESNPEKSIDKTNRSLGIKQRFI; this comes from the coding sequence ATGAAGAAAGTAAAAGTTGCCGTCAATGGCTATGGAGTAATCGGAAAAAGAGTAGCCGAAGCTGTGGACCTACAAGATGATATGGAACTTATTGGCATTGGAGATGTAGCTGCCGACTGGAGAATTCAATCAGCTGAATCAAAAGGATACTCCATATATGCCAATACCGAAGAAGGGCGGAAATTGATGACCAGCAATAACATCAAAATAGCCGGTGATCTTGATGATCTGCTTGATAGTACCGATGTAGTCGTGGACTGTGCTCCCAAAAAGTTCGGTGCTAAAAATGCCGACCGATATAAAGCAGCGGGTGTAAAATATATTGTGCAGGGCGGGGAGAAACATGAGACGACCGGGCATTCCTTCAGCGCAGAAAATAATTATTCCTCTGCTTTAAATCGGGAAAGCACCCGTGTGGTCTCTTGCAATACCACATCCATCATACGAACGCTTAGCGCATTAAAACGGGCAGGACTGCTGAATAAAGCGCGAGGTACGCTGTTGCGCCGAGCCACTGACCCGTGGGAGAGCCACAAAAACGGCATCATGAACACGCTGGTTCCCGAACCGGAAATTCCCAGTCATCAAGGTCCTGATGCACAGAGCGTGGATCCCGAATTGAATGTTGTAACCGCAGCGGTAAAAGTGCCTCAAACACTTTCTCATCTGCACTACTGGACTGTTCAATTGACCCGGGAAGCATCCAAAGAGGAAGTGTTGGAAGCGTTAGGCACCTCTTCCCGAACCGCTTTTATACGCATGGATGATGAATTATCAGCAAATAATGCTGTGAAGGAATTGATGCTGGACCTGGGCCGTCCCCATGGCGACATGTACGAAGTAGCCATCTGGGAGGATATGCTCAAGGTGCAAGGCAATGAGCTCTATTACGCCTATTTGGTCGATAATCAGGCCATCATTATTCCCGAAACCATCGATGCCATTCGAGCACTAACCGGCATAGAATCCAATCCCGAAAAATCGATAGACAAAACAAATCGATCATTGGGTATTAAGCAACGGTTTATTTAG
- a CDS encoding glutaredoxin family protein has translation MNYSDDNHLEKYSTLIIYCKEWCEYLQKLVNLLRAKQQAFTFIDLRFDTKQAKALISELGNPLILPVLFLNGSYHEKPPISEVKSILDRYQWRKQVDHKYYGTLPAKDHQ, from the coding sequence ATGAATTACTCCGATGATAATCACCTCGAAAAGTATTCAACTTTAATTATTTACTGCAAGGAATGGTGTGAATACCTCCAGAAATTAGTCAATCTGCTTCGGGCCAAACAGCAAGCATTTACCTTTATCGATTTACGCTTTGATACCAAGCAAGCAAAAGCGTTGATATCTGAACTGGGAAATCCCTTGATTCTGCCAGTACTCTTCTTAAATGGGTCCTATCACGAAAAGCCCCCGATTTCGGAAGTCAAAAGTATTTTAGATCGATATCAATGGCGAAAACAGGTTGACCACAAATATTATGGTACCCTACCTGCTAAAGACCATCAGTAA
- a CDS encoding restriction endonuclease, with translation MTPITVTKASGEKESFDENKLRRSLNSAGADQQIIDRIANAICEILYDGISTQEIYKRAFRLLRQYSDRSAGRYKLKEALLELGPTGYPFEKFVGELLKRLGYQTETGVTVNGNCVSHEIDVIAEKDNKHFMIECKFHNRKGHKCNVKVPLYIQSRFKDVERNWSSQPGHEDKQHQGWVVTNTRFTKDALQYGNCIGLKLLSWDYPQNVGLKDLISEVNLHPITCLSTLSKKDKQQLLQQNIVFCQQLCENDKILTSIGLDSRKKNQVLKEAQDICNVNKY, from the coding sequence ATGACACCGATCACAGTCACCAAAGCATCCGGAGAAAAAGAATCATTTGATGAAAATAAACTTCGGCGTTCACTCAACAGTGCAGGTGCTGATCAACAAATTATTGATCGAATTGCAAATGCAATCTGTGAGATACTCTATGATGGCATTTCCACTCAGGAGATCTACAAAAGGGCTTTTCGACTGCTTAGACAGTATTCCGATCGTTCCGCAGGACGTTATAAGTTAAAAGAAGCATTATTGGAGCTGGGACCTACTGGTTACCCCTTTGAAAAGTTTGTTGGAGAACTACTTAAAAGGTTAGGCTACCAAACTGAAACAGGAGTTACTGTAAATGGTAATTGCGTGTCCCATGAAATTGATGTGATCGCTGAGAAGGATAACAAGCATTTCATGATAGAATGCAAATTTCACAACCGAAAAGGGCATAAATGTAATGTGAAAGTCCCCCTTTACATTCAATCGCGTTTCAAGGATGTGGAAAGAAACTGGAGTAGCCAGCCCGGTCACGAAGACAAGCAACACCAGGGATGGGTGGTAACCAATACTCGTTTTACCAAGGATGCCCTGCAATATGGCAATTGTATCGGCCTTAAACTATTAAGTTGGGACTATCCTCAAAATGTGGGGCTTAAAGATCTTATTAGCGAAGTGAATCTCCATCCTATTACTTGTCTTTCAACCCTTAGTAAGAAAGATAAACAGCAGTTGCTTCAGCAGAATATCGTTTTTTGCCAACAGTTATGTGAGAATGATAAGATCCTGACAAGCATAGGGCTGGACAGCCGAAAGAAGAATCAAGTATTGAAGGAAGCTCAGGATATCTGTAATGTCAATAAATATTAA
- a CDS encoding isoprenylcysteine carboxylmethyltransferase family protein → MERGIEHSGAWIIALFVIVFASWLLYKYLAPKTWREWMGAGLIQGFIIALYAEMYGFPLTIYLMVRFLGIDSGYVDANLWSTLLGMGQTGMMISMILGYTLLFIGFGIFIQGWRQLYHAKQENRLATDGLYSLVRHPQYTGLFIGLFGEGVIHWPTIFSVGLFPAIVIAYVLLARREEQKVIEEFGEEYLQYKRNVPAFLPVKGKWKQFLQRSSNSGQSNL, encoded by the coding sequence ATGGAACGAGGAATAGAACATTCAGGAGCCTGGATTATCGCACTTTTTGTTATCGTTTTTGCCTCCTGGCTTTTATACAAGTATCTGGCGCCCAAAACCTGGCGGGAGTGGATGGGAGCGGGGTTGATTCAAGGCTTTATCATTGCACTATATGCAGAGATGTATGGCTTCCCGCTTACTATTTATCTGATGGTGCGATTCCTGGGAATTGACAGTGGATATGTAGATGCCAATCTCTGGTCCACATTATTAGGCATGGGTCAAACCGGCATGATGATCTCAATGATTCTGGGCTATACCCTGCTTTTCATTGGATTCGGTATTTTTATCCAGGGCTGGCGTCAGCTTTATCATGCCAAACAGGAAAACAGGCTGGCAACCGACGGATTATATAGCCTGGTCAGACATCCCCAATACACTGGATTGTTTATCGGACTTTTTGGAGAAGGCGTCATTCACTGGCCCACCATTTTCTCGGTAGGTCTGTTCCCAGCTATCGTTATCGCTTATGTTTTGCTTGCCCGAAGAGAAGAACAGAAAGTAATTGAAGAGTTTGGCGAAGAGTATCTCCAGTACAAACGAAACGTGCCGGCCTTCCTTCCGGTCAAAGGTAAATGGAAACAGTTTCTGCAACGGTCAAGTAATTCGGGCCAATCAAATTTATAG